One window of Quercus robur chromosome 12, dhQueRobu3.1, whole genome shotgun sequence genomic DNA carries:
- the LOC126710114 gene encoding zinc finger BED domain-containing protein RICESLEEPER 2-like has product MGFGGGMVVLTMFVVVLVVVSVSIGGGGWDDMGLDVGWNADPKTEMKDTNTDTNKSGSSSPSGSPLRTGRCLLPTMRSPSPFSRSPSPLSPGSSPSGSPLNNENPKSPTVDLVGEDLEVEEQEGTEGEFVYVPSPHTKDVLAEVFVDCFLEWNIDRKLFTITVDNCSTNDAMIRLLLNKLDTSSLMLGRSMLHMRCAAHILNLIDQDGLSLIGDGIERIRDNVIYWTGSPKRRQKFEKNACQLRVQCTKELVLDCKTRWNLTYLMLSTALIYKDVFSRLAKREISYTCLPYDYDWELAKDICGRLELFHSATEFFSSRKYPTTNMYFTLVCELKIALNEWSLSSNEMISTMAESMLAKFNSYWANVSVVMAIAAILDPRYKMKLLEFYYPNIYDESPVDNEGSSHIPASTSSLVAQMKFRLCWAMSSFDLFVNNSSKKHGSARMEFDHFIDEGVLKRSEDFDILGWWKSNDLKYPTLQRIVRDILAIPVTIVASGSAFSTNGRILSPHRSRLHPKTIKAMMCAQNWLWSEINGSSTMSRECTLQSILDNGEPNEENGSCVTIVDN; this is encoded by the exons atgggttttggtggtggCATGGTGGTGCTGACTATGTTTGTTGTGGTGTTAGTGGTGGTTTCAGTTTctattggtggtggtggttgggatGATATGGGTTTGGATGTTGGGTG GAATGCAGATCCTAAAACGGAGATGAAAGATACAAACACAGACACAAACAAATCTGGTTCTTCCTCGCCAAGTGGCTCTCCCTTGAGAACCGGACGTTGTCTCTTACCAACTATGCGGTCTCCTTCGCCATTTTCACGATCACCCTCGCCATTGTCGCCTGGCAGCTCACCTTCAGGATCACCATTAAACAACGA GAATCCGAAATCCCCAACAGTGGACTTAGTGGGAGAAGACTTAGAGGTAGAGGAACAAGAAGGGACAGAGGGAGA aTTTGTTTATGTTCCTTCTCCACACACGAAAGATGTCCTTGCTGAAGTCtttgttgattgttttttagAGTGGAACATTGATAGGAAGTTGTTCACAATAACTGTTGATAATTGTAGTACTAATGATGCCATGATAAGACTTCTCTTGAATAAGCTTGATACTAGTTCTCTTATGTTGGGTAGGTCTATGTTGCATATGAGGTGTGCTgcacatattttgaatttgattgatcAAGATGGGTTATCTCTTATTGGTGATGGTATTGAAAGGATTCGTGATAATGTGATTTATTGGACTGGATCACCAAAAAGGAggcagaaatttgaaaaaaatgcaTGTCAATTGCGTGTTCAATGCACTAAAGAGTTAGTTTTAGATTGTAAAACTCGTTGGAATTTAACTTACTTAATGCTTTCTACTGCATTGATTTATAAAGATGTTTTCTCACGTTTGGCTAAACGTGAAATATCTTATACTTGTTTACCATATGATTATGATTGGGAGTTAGCCAAAGATATTTGTGGGAGGCTGGAGTTGTTTCATAGTGCAACTGAGTTTTTCTCTAGTCGTAAGTACCCCACAACTAATATGTATTTTACTTTGGTGTGTGAGTTGAAAATTGCATTGAATGAATGGAGTTTGTCTTCAAATGAGATGATAAGTACGATGGCAGAAAGCATGCTTgctaaatttaattcttattggGCTAATGTTAGTGTTGTTATGGCTATTGCTGCTATCTTAGATCCAAGATATAAGATGAAATTATTAGAGTTTTATTATCCTAACATTTATG ATGAGTCCCCTGTAGATAATGAAGGAAGTTCTCATATTCCTGCAAGTACTTCAAGCCTTGTGGCACAAATGAAGTTTAGGTTGTGTTGGGCAATGTCatcttttgatttgtttgtgaacAATAGCTCAAAGAAACATGGGAGTGCTAGAATGGAATTTGATCATTTCATTGATGAGGGAGTGTTGAAGAGGAGTgaagattttgatattttgggatGGTGGAAAAGTAATGATCTCAAGTATCCTACTTTACAAAGGATTGTAAGAGATATTTTAGCCATTCCTGTCACAATTGTTGCTTCAGGATCTGCTTTTAGCACTAATGGGAGAATTTTAAGTCCACACCGGAGTAGGCTACATCCCAAGACTATAAAGGCAATGATGTGTGCTCAGAATTGGTTATGGAGTGAAATCAACG GTTCTTCAACTATGTCTAGAGAGTGTACACTTCAATCAATTCTTGATAATGGGGAGCCTAATGAAGAGAATGGGAGTTGTGTCACAATTGTGGATAATTAg
- the LOC126710115 gene encoding uncharacterized protein LOC126710115: MWTAEPEVWEPLIASKPAAKKWMTTPIPNYSKMAQLWAKDRAKGDHAETAKEKHARYVASTTIDEIDNLISQNEVSLENFEVEDDQRSPEINVARSRVSSQDAMSSRSKKRRLAEDDELGNVISQSFDLKQ; encoded by the exons ATGTGGACAGCTGAACCAGAAGTTTGGGAGCCACTCATAGCG TCTAAACCTGCAGCCAAGAAGTGGATGACAACACCTATACCTAACTACTCTAAGATGGCACAACTTTGGGCTAAAGATAGAGCAAAAGGTGATCATGCTGAAACTGCAAAGGAGAAACATGCTAGGTATGTTGCATCGACCACTATTGATgagattgataatttgatatctcAAAATGAAGTTTCTTTGGAAAACTTTGAAGTGGAAGATGATCAGAGGTCACCAGAAATTAATGTTGCACGTTCTCGAGTGTCATCACAAGATGCAATGTCTTCTAGAAGCAAGAAAAGACGACTGGCAGAAGATGATGAACTCGGGAATGTAATTTCCCAATCATTTgatttaaaacaataa